In Streptomyces sp. TS71-3, the following proteins share a genomic window:
- a CDS encoding N-acetyltransferase produces MNTKPFTSGLSENAVMITRVADRQWHALDDDLVVGRGHAAHRPDGRLFVSIDAWHDATFDRLAEVMLAELPAPLYTVVDEADVELTAGWLRAGFTIRRREWEYDVPTDPRVTGLEAVLPPSGVTIVPAGQADESRLRAVDRAIRDEVAATAGWQSMPTEVVRGPEGDTIVDPSKYAVAAAPDRYLGLIRVVTVIRPRIGLVAVRAGEQRRGIARALLAHALGTLHRSGSAVAWAEVHESNQAASALFEGIGARPTSSNLELVR; encoded by the coding sequence ATGAACACGAAGCCTTTCACATCCGGCCTGAGCGAGAACGCGGTGATGATCACGCGCGTCGCGGACAGGCAATGGCATGCACTGGACGACGACCTGGTGGTCGGCCGCGGGCATGCGGCCCACCGGCCAGACGGACGCCTGTTCGTCAGCATCGACGCCTGGCATGACGCCACCTTCGACCGGCTCGCCGAGGTGATGCTGGCCGAACTGCCGGCACCGCTGTACACGGTGGTCGACGAAGCCGACGTCGAGCTGACGGCCGGCTGGCTGCGGGCCGGGTTCACGATCCGGCGCCGCGAGTGGGAGTACGACGTGCCGACGGACCCGCGGGTCACAGGACTCGAAGCGGTCCTGCCGCCTTCGGGCGTGACGATCGTGCCCGCCGGTCAGGCGGACGAGAGCCGGCTGCGGGCCGTGGACCGGGCGATCCGTGACGAGGTCGCGGCGACCGCGGGGTGGCAGTCGATGCCCACTGAGGTGGTTCGCGGCCCCGAAGGCGACACCATTGTCGACCCGTCGAAGTACGCGGTGGCCGCGGCGCCGGACCGCTACCTGGGTCTGATCCGGGTGGTCACGGTGATCCGGCCGCGCATCGGGCTGGTCGCGGTCCGGGCCGGCGAGCAGCGCCGCGGCATCGCGCGGGCGCTGCTGGCCCACGCGCTGGGGACGCTGCACCGCTCCGGGTCCGCCGTGGCCTGGGCGGAAGTCCACGAGTCCAACCAGGCGGCCTCGGCGCTGTTCGAGGGCATCGGCGCCCGGCCGACGAGCAGCAACCTGGAGCTGGTGCGATGA
- the infA gene encoding translation initiation factor IF-1 — MTRNRNVIEVEGKVVECLRSAMFTVELENGHQVLAHISGKIRKNYIKIMLEDRVLVELPPYDLTRGRIVFRYRN; from the coding sequence ATGACGAGGAACAGGAACGTCATCGAAGTCGAGGGCAAGGTCGTCGAGTGCCTGCGCAGCGCCATGTTCACCGTGGAGCTCGAGAACGGCCACCAGGTGCTCGCGCACATCAGCGGGAAGATCCGCAAGAACTACATCAAGATCATGCTGGAGGACCGGGTGCTGGTGGAACTCCCACCGTACGACCTGACGCGCGGTCGGATCGTGTTCCGGTACCGGAACTAG
- a CDS encoding GrpB family protein, producing MPFPDESAPVALLDYQPQWALDFEQLATTLRDALGDHARSIDHVGSTSVPGLAAKDCVDIQVRVEAVDESQQVELFAAIGFRCRHESWNRTEVCGGQECRKLVFAPPVGARRCNVHLREEGGPNARFALLFRDYLRADEAARHSWGAFKKRLSLSVPDLRDYGQIKAPATQVLMMAAERWAAETGWKSVPITTAGHS from the coding sequence ATGCCTTTCCCCGACGAATCGGCCCCGGTAGCGCTGCTGGACTACCAGCCGCAATGGGCGCTGGACTTCGAGCAGCTGGCCACGACACTGCGCGACGCACTCGGTGACCATGCCCGGTCGATCGACCATGTCGGTTCCACCTCGGTCCCAGGTCTGGCCGCCAAGGACTGCGTGGACATCCAGGTCCGCGTCGAGGCCGTGGACGAAAGTCAGCAGGTCGAGCTGTTCGCGGCGATCGGCTTCCGCTGCCGCCACGAGTCCTGGAACCGCACCGAGGTCTGCGGCGGCCAGGAGTGTCGCAAGCTGGTGTTCGCGCCCCCGGTCGGCGCCCGACGGTGCAACGTGCACCTGCGCGAGGAGGGCGGCCCGAACGCCCGCTTCGCTCTTCTCTTCCGGGATTACCTACGCGCCGATGAAGCTGCCCGCCACTCATGGGGAGCGTTCAAGAAGCGCCTGTCCCTCAGCGTTCCGGACCTACGGGACTACGGGCAGATCAAGGCCCCGGCGACGCAGGTGCTGATGATGGCAGCCGAGCGCTGGGCAGCTGAAACCGGCTGGAAATCCGTGCCGATCACGACGGCAGGGCATTCTTGA
- a CDS encoding nitrilase family protein — MSPQPSRPGAARGTEVTVAVCQIAPRVGDTAGNRQRIRGAVEAAVERGAHVVVLPELAGTGYVFTDAEELRAAAQPPDGDTVREWEALAARHDLVIVGGFAERGGDGRIHNAAALADPTGLRATYRKAHLWNGEKTWGFSPGDTPPPVVDTVYGRIGFMVCYDLEFPEWVRLAALDGADLLCAPVNWPLSPRPDGERPGEIVRAQANASVNRMFLAVADRTGVERGQDWLGGSVIVDADGYPVTPLRLGQEAVLTATLDLAEARNKAISERNDVHADRRPALYARHSRERA; from the coding sequence ATGAGCCCGCAACCATCCCGCCCCGGCGCCGCCCGCGGGACCGAGGTCACCGTCGCCGTGTGCCAGATCGCGCCCCGGGTCGGCGACACCGCGGGGAACCGGCAGCGGATCCGGGGCGCCGTCGAGGCCGCGGTCGAGCGCGGCGCGCACGTCGTGGTCCTGCCGGAGCTGGCCGGTACGGGCTACGTCTTCACCGACGCGGAGGAGCTGCGGGCCGCGGCACAGCCGCCGGACGGCGACACGGTCAGGGAGTGGGAGGCGCTCGCCGCCCGCCACGACCTGGTCATCGTCGGCGGCTTCGCCGAGCGCGGCGGGGACGGGCGCATCCACAACGCGGCCGCCCTCGCCGATCCGACCGGACTGCGCGCCACCTACCGCAAGGCCCACCTGTGGAACGGCGAGAAGACCTGGGGCTTCTCGCCGGGCGACACTCCCCCGCCGGTCGTCGACACCGTCTACGGCCGCATCGGGTTCATGGTCTGCTACGACCTGGAGTTCCCCGAGTGGGTGCGGCTCGCGGCCCTGGACGGCGCGGACCTGCTGTGCGCGCCCGTCAACTGGCCGCTGTCTCCGCGGCCGGACGGCGAGCGGCCGGGCGAGATCGTCCGCGCGCAGGCCAACGCCTCCGTCAACCGCATGTTCCTCGCCGTCGCCGACCGGACCGGCGTCGAACGGGGCCAGGACTGGCTCGGCGGCAGCGTGATCGTCGACGCCGACGGCTACCCCGTGACCCCGCTGCGCCTCGGCCAGGAAGCGGTCCTCACCGCGACCCTCGACCTCGCCGAGGCCCGGAACAAGGCCATCAGCGAGCGCAACGACGTCCACGCGGACCGGCGGCCCGCGCTGTACGCGCGCCACTCACGGGAAAGGGCGTGA
- a CDS encoding cytosine permease has protein sequence MTSSDTARQHEPAIEQHSIDYVPAVERHGRVWHQGPFWFTGNFVLPTMVTGFVGPSMGLNVWYSVLAIVLGVAAGTFFMAFHANQGPRMGLPQMIQSRAQFGSRGSAVPFAATVFVYVGFLVFDTVLAAQGLGLWLPDSKPFWYPVLIALSIVIAVVGHDLLHFVQRWLTYLLVLVFAVLTVVAIVHFGSHPTPANVPAATAGWGLTAFLVQFSLAAGYNISYAVYVSDYTRYLPAKVPARGLIGAVYSGAAFSAIWLMSLGAILAGHLPDPDPILALRSVGDLVFPGFGLIAVMASVLALISIMGVNAYGAMLTGASALDGFRNVRPTVRLRVIGLVVVGLVSLVVALLIPDDYIGSFNNFVLMMLYFLVPWTAVNLVDFYLVRRGRYAIAEILKPDGLYGRWAWRGVTAYLIGFAAMIPFFSTSFYAGPAANALGGADFSFVVGLVVSGGLYLLFSRSLDHEAEAGAQVVSEAELEGSAR, from the coding sequence ATGACCTCCTCGGACACCGCGAGGCAGCACGAGCCGGCGATCGAGCAGCACTCGATCGACTACGTGCCCGCCGTCGAGCGGCACGGCAGGGTCTGGCACCAGGGACCGTTCTGGTTCACCGGCAACTTCGTCCTGCCGACGATGGTCACGGGCTTCGTCGGCCCCTCCATGGGCCTGAACGTCTGGTACAGCGTGCTGGCCATCGTGCTCGGCGTCGCCGCAGGAACGTTCTTCATGGCCTTCCACGCCAACCAGGGCCCCCGGATGGGCCTGCCCCAGATGATCCAGTCCCGCGCGCAGTTCGGCAGTCGCGGCTCCGCGGTGCCGTTCGCCGCGACCGTCTTCGTCTACGTGGGCTTCCTCGTCTTCGACACGGTCCTCGCCGCGCAGGGCCTCGGACTGTGGCTCCCGGACAGCAAGCCCTTCTGGTACCCGGTCCTGATCGCCCTGTCCATCGTCATCGCGGTCGTCGGTCACGACCTGCTCCACTTCGTCCAGCGCTGGCTGACGTACCTGCTGGTCCTCGTCTTCGCCGTCCTCACCGTGGTCGCGATCGTCCACTTCGGCTCCCACCCCACCCCCGCCAACGTGCCCGCCGCCACGGCGGGATGGGGCCTGACGGCGTTCCTGGTGCAGTTCTCCCTCGCCGCCGGGTACAACATCAGCTACGCCGTCTACGTCTCCGACTACACCCGCTACCTGCCGGCGAAGGTGCCCGCGCGGGGCCTGATAGGCGCGGTGTACTCGGGCGCCGCGTTCTCCGCGATCTGGTTGATGTCGCTGGGCGCGATCCTCGCCGGCCACCTGCCCGATCCCGACCCGATCCTCGCCCTGCGCTCCGTCGGCGACCTGGTCTTCCCCGGCTTCGGACTCATCGCCGTCATGGCCTCGGTGCTCGCGCTGATCTCCATCATGGGGGTCAACGCCTACGGCGCGATGCTCACCGGCGCCAGCGCGCTGGACGGCTTCCGCAACGTGCGCCCCACCGTGCGGCTGCGCGTCATCGGGCTCGTCGTGGTCGGCCTGGTGTCCCTGGTGGTCGCCCTGCTGATCCCGGACGACTACATCGGCAGCTTCAACAACTTCGTGCTGATGATGCTGTACTTCCTCGTCCCGTGGACCGCGGTGAACCTGGTCGACTTCTACCTCGTCCGCCGGGGGAGGTACGCCATCGCCGAGATCCTGAAGCCGGACGGCCTCTACGGACGCTGGGCGTGGCGGGGCGTCACCGCCTACCTCATCGGGTTCGCGGCTATGATCCCCTTCTTCTCGACCAGCTTCTACGCCGGCCCGGCGGCGAACGCCCTCGGTGGCGCGGACTTCTCGTTCGTCGTCGGTCTGGTCGTCTCCGGTGGGCTGTATCTGCTGTTCTCCAGGAGCCTGGACCATGAGGCGGAGGCCGGCGCGCAGGTGGTGAGCGAAGCCGAGCTGGAGGGATCCGCCCGATGA
- the speB gene encoding agmatinase codes for MDSAEPARPPVGPPDASLSPRYAGIATFARLPRLEDVPRADIAVVGVPFDSGVSYRPGARFGPAHIREASRLLRPYNPAQDVEPFAAQQVADAGDISANPFSLDEAVAQIRAAAEDLAADGTRLLTLGGDHTIALPLLRAAARRHGPLAVLHFDAHLDTWDTYFGAPVTHGTPFRRASEEGLIDLTTSLHVGTRGPLYSRQDLRDDERLGFAVISSPEIEAEGLPRAIERMLARLGERPVYLSIDIDVLDPAHAPGTGTPEAGGMTSRELLAMIRALRGTRLVGADVVEVAPAYDHAQLTGIAAAHTAYEILSAMTPDHLPAPDARPTNERGRR; via the coding sequence ATGGACTCAGCCGAACCCGCACGCCCCCCGGTCGGCCCCCCGGACGCGAGTCTGAGCCCCCGCTATGCGGGGATCGCCACCTTCGCCCGGTTGCCCCGCCTGGAAGACGTGCCGCGCGCCGACATCGCCGTCGTCGGCGTGCCCTTCGACAGCGGGGTGAGCTACCGGCCGGGCGCCCGCTTCGGGCCCGCGCACATCCGTGAGGCCTCCCGGCTGCTCCGGCCCTACAACCCGGCGCAGGACGTCGAGCCCTTCGCCGCCCAGCAGGTCGCCGACGCGGGCGACATCTCCGCTAACCCCTTCAGCCTCGACGAGGCGGTCGCCCAGATCCGGGCCGCCGCCGAGGACCTGGCCGCGGACGGTACCCGGCTGCTCACCCTCGGCGGGGACCACACCATCGCCCTGCCGCTGCTGCGCGCCGCCGCCCGGCGGCACGGCCCGCTCGCCGTGCTCCACTTCGACGCCCACCTCGACACCTGGGACACCTACTTCGGTGCCCCCGTCACGCACGGCACCCCCTTCCGCCGTGCGTCCGAGGAGGGGCTGATCGACCTCACCACCAGCCTGCACGTGGGCACCCGGGGTCCGCTGTACTCCCGCCAGGACCTGCGGGACGACGAACGCCTCGGGTTCGCGGTGATCTCCAGCCCCGAGATCGAGGCCGAGGGCCTGCCCCGGGCGATCGAGCGCATGCTCGCCCGCCTCGGGGAGCGGCCCGTGTACCTGTCCATCGACATCGACGTACTCGACCCGGCACACGCGCCCGGCACCGGAACGCCCGAAGCCGGCGGGATGACGAGCCGCGAACTCCTCGCGATGATCCGCGCCCTGCGCGGGACACGCCTGGTGGGAGCCGACGTGGTCGAGGTGGCCCCCGCCTACGACCACGCCCAGCTCACCGGCATCGCGGCCGCCCACACCGCCTACGAGATCCTCTCGGCGATGACGCCCGACCACCTGCCTGCGCCGGATGCCCGGCCCACGAACGAGAGGGGAAGGCGATGA
- a CDS encoding helix-turn-helix domain-containing protein yields the protein MRALHPTPSAEPVRVGARLRASRQAQGLTIEQVAAATGLTRGFLSRVERDETSPSVTSLVTLCQVLSLPIGSLFEGPDAEVVRLDAAPRLNMGGQGVEDRMVTPRNQSKIQILRSRLEPDAHGGDDLYTINCDVEVLHVVSGEISVRFTDRTEVLAAGDTLTFPGREPHTWFNSGPGPAEATWTFVPAPWSGSH from the coding sequence ATGAGAGCGCTGCACCCGACACCGTCCGCCGAACCGGTCCGTGTCGGCGCGCGTCTGCGGGCCTCCCGCCAGGCCCAGGGTCTCACCATCGAGCAGGTCGCCGCCGCCACCGGTCTGACCAGGGGGTTCCTCAGCCGGGTCGAGCGTGACGAGACCTCGCCGAGCGTCACCTCCCTGGTCACCCTCTGCCAGGTGCTGTCCCTGCCGATCGGCTCGCTCTTCGAAGGCCCCGACGCCGAGGTGGTCCGGCTGGACGCGGCCCCCCGCCTCAACATGGGCGGGCAGGGCGTCGAGGACCGCATGGTCACGCCCCGCAACCAGTCGAAGATCCAGATCCTGCGCTCGCGACTCGAACCGGACGCGCACGGCGGCGACGATCTGTACACGATCAACTGCGACGTGGAAGTGCTGCACGTGGTCAGCGGCGAGATCTCCGTCCGCTTCACCGACCGCACCGAGGTGCTCGCCGCGGGCGACACCCTGACCTTCCCCGGCCGGGAGCCGCACACCTGGTTCAACTCCGGCCCCGGCCCGGCCGAGGCCACCTGGACGTTCGTGCCGGCTCCCTGGAGCGGTTCGCACTGA